In Zingiber officinale cultivar Zhangliang chromosome 6A, Zo_v1.1, whole genome shotgun sequence, a single genomic region encodes these proteins:
- the LOC121997170 gene encoding cysteine protease XCP1-like, whose amino-acid sequence MNLSVLLFLIFTLTSCAFASSRAKDFGYSSADLVSEETLLNLFHTWAATHDKPYLNSPETKSTKFEVFKDNLNHIVATNKRRKSHWLGLNAFADMDHDEFKRNYLGLNPKPKYSTHTRSTTFMYENVTNLPKSIDWRTKGAVTPVKNQGGCGSCWAFSTVAAMEGINQIVTGNLTSLSVQELIDCDIKFDEGCSGGTMDYAFAFVAAVGGLRTEQDYPYTMEEGSCQPAAKGSEAKKVSISGYEDVPRKSEESLLKALAHQPVSIAIEGFGRDLQFYKGGVFEGPCGTELDHGVTAVGYGTTFDGREYILVKNSWGQEWGEQGFIRMRRNTGNVEGLCGMYKMASYPTKSI is encoded by the exons ATGAATCTCTCCgttctcctcttcctcattttCACCCTCACCTCTTGTGCCTTTGCATCATCTAGGGCCAAAGATTTCGGCTACTCGTCGGCTGATCTTGTGTCGGAGGAAACCTTACTCAATCTCTTCCACACCTGGGCAGCCACCCACGACAAACCTTACTTGAATTCACCCGAAACGAAGTCGACCAAATTTGAGGTCTTCAAGGACAACCTAAACCACATTGTGGCCACCAACAAGAGGAGGAAGAGCCACTGGCTCGGCCTAAACGCGTTCGCCGACATGGACCATGATGAGTTCAAACGCAACTACCTCGGACTCAACCCAAAACCAAAGTACTCGACTCATACGAGAAGCACGACCTTCATGTATGAGAATGTGACGAACTTGCCCAAGTCGATTGATTGGCGTACAAAAGGGGCTGTCACGCCAGTTAAGAACCAAGGCGGATGCG GGAGCTGTTGGGCCTTCTCGACAGTTGCAGCCATGGAGGGCATAAATCAAATTGTGACTGGGAACTTGACATCATTATCCGTGCAAGAACTTATCGACTGTGATATAAAGTTCGACGAAGGCTGCAGCGGAGGAACCATGGACTATGCTTTCGCCTTCGTCGCGGCCGTCGGAGGGCTGCGCACCGAGCAAGACTATCCATACACCATGGAGGAAGGCTCTTGCCAACCAGCAGCCAAG GGAAGCGAAGCCAAGAAAGTGAGCATTAGCGGATACGAAGATGTGCCGAGGAAGAGCGAGGAGAGCTTGTTGAAGGCTTTAGCACATCAACCAGTGAGCATCGCCATTGAGGGTTTTGGCAGGGATTTGCAGTTCTACAAGGGGGGAGTGTTCGAGGGGCCGTGCGGGACAGAGCTAGATCACGGAGTGACGGCGGTCGGATATGGGACGACGTTCGACGGCCGGGAGTATATCTTGGTGAAGAACTCGTGGGGGCAGGAATGGGGGGAGCAAGGCTTCATCAGGATGAGGAGGAACACAGGGAACGTGGAAGGGCTCTGTGGCATGTACAAGATGGCTTCTTATCCTACTAAGAGCATTTAA
- the LOC121997169 gene encoding AT-hook motif nuclear-localized protein 10-like — MEVRSEPGIFPSGAGVQKSQAQAPPTIQSMRLAYTQDGTAIYKPISNTSPSPTPLAAAAASASAPAPHLGGGGGSAGSVTEGSSPATLHGLSINIGEPLKKKRGRPRKYGPDGTMALALNPTSAAGSMPPGGFSSSVNSDPTKKVKGRPPGSGKKQQIAALGSAGIGFTPHVITVNAGEDVWSKIMSFSQHGPRSVCILSANGAISNVTLRQAATSGGTVTYEGRFEILSLSGSFLLSDRGGHRSRTGGLSVSLAGPDGRVLGGGVAGILTAASPVQVVVGSFIANEKKEPKQTTPFDLPSSAPMKLTPIPPIRTSGGSSPPSHGTLSESSRDGSGSPLNQNIGSLNNNQQEMPTFAWK; from the exons ATGGAAGTGAGATCAGAGCCAGGAATTTTTCCTTCTGGTGCCGGCGTTCAGAAAAGCCAGGCGCAAGCCCCTCCGACCATCCAAAGCATGCGCTTGGCCTACACACAAGATGGCACCGCAATATACAAGCCAATAAGCAACACCTCTCCTTCCCCTACTCcccttgctgctgctgctgcttctgcttctgctccTGCGCCTCACCTAGGAGGAGGTGGAGGTAGCGCAGGCAGCGTCACGGAAGGTTCATCTCCGGCGACGCTCCATGGCCTCAGCATCAACATTGGGGAgccacttaagaagaagcgaGGACGGCCGAGGAAGTACGGACCTGATGGCACCATGGCCCTTGCTCTGAACCCTACCTCTGCGGCTGGTTCCATGCCACCAGGTGGATTCTCCTCTTCCGTTAATTCGGATCCTACAAAGAAGGTGAAGGGCCGGCCTCCCGGTTCTGGAAAGAAGCAACAGATTGCTGCTCTAG GATCAGCAGGGATTGGGTTTACTCCTCATGTGATTACTGTAAATGCTGGAGAG GACGTCTGGTCAAAAATCATGTCATTTTCTCAACATGGTCCACGTTCTGTTTGTATCCTTTCAGCAAATGGTGCAATATCAAATGTAACACTACGGCAAGCGGCAACTTCTGGTGGAACTGTAACTTATGAG GGCCGATTTGAGATATTGTCATTGTCAGGCTCATTTTTGCTCTCTGACAGAGGTGGCCACCGTAGTCGGACAGGCGGACTAAGTGTTTCTTTGGCTGGTCCTGATGGCCGCGTGCTGGGCGGAGGAGTGGCAGGAATACTTACTGCAGCATCACCAGTTCAG GTGGTTGTTGGGAGCTTCATCGCCAATGAGAAAAAGGAACCAAAGCAAACTACCCCGTTTGATTTACCCTCATCTGCGCCGATGAAGCTTACACCGATACCCCCAATCCGCACATCCGGTGGAAGTAGTCCACCCTCCCATGGCACCTTGAGCGAATCCTCCAGAGACGGATCAGGGAGCCCGCTCAACCAGAACATCGGATCTCTGAATAACAACCAACAGGAGATGCCTACTTTTGCATGGAAATGA